In Saccharolobus solfataricus, a genomic segment contains:
- the doxD gene encoding thiosulfate:quinone oxidoreductase large subunit, with product MANKQVVDNLTRKEYLFPIRFAVGWMFFDGGIRKAILKPAKLDPNSSSFVGGKLVNFLPHAGPFKDFLLMTLENRTFDVTFLTIFSYVEILVGLFLIIGFLTRLSAFGAAVMAIGMAPAYWLGSTCEDEWQIGSLLTAGAIVLMLTAAGRVWGVDYYLYKKFGDWSLSKKIPLLNLIKFW from the coding sequence ATGGCAAATAAACAAGTCGTAGATAACCTAACTAGAAAGGAATACTTGTTCCCTATAAGGTTCGCAGTAGGTTGGATGTTCTTCGATGGAGGTATAAGAAAAGCTATATTAAAACCGGCTAAACTGGATCCAAACTCCAGTTCCTTTGTAGGAGGAAAGTTAGTGAACTTTTTACCTCACGCGGGTCCATTTAAGGATTTTCTGCTCATGACTTTAGAAAATAGGACATTTGATGTAACATTCCTAACAATCTTCAGCTATGTAGAAATCTTAGTCGGTTTATTCTTAATAATAGGGTTCTTAACAAGACTTTCAGCATTTGGGGCAGCGGTAATGGCCATAGGCATGGCACCTGCGTATTGGTTAGGTTCAACATGTGAGGATGAGTGGCAAATTGGTTCACTTTTAACTGCTGGAGCAATAGTACTAATGCTAACCGCAGCTGGAAGAGTTTGGGGAGTAGATTATTACTTATATAAGAAGTTTGGTGATTGGTCCTTATCTAAAAAGATACCGTTATTGAACCTAATAAAGTTCTGGTGA
- a CDS encoding type II toxin-antitoxin system VapC family toxin, producing MIDSNVFIYVLFSDPSYGERAKELLNKAENEDAYSSTLIISQVLAHLERRRKSEIIPVFINYIQQSGIKILETRWEDVIEAIKLLRNMNLSYNLWDDAIISAQIKREKIDIIFSNDKDFDILQVKREF from the coding sequence ATGATTGATTCTAACGTATTTATCTATGTTCTATTTTCTGATCCATCCTATGGGGAAAGAGCTAAGGAGTTATTAAATAAGGCTGAAAATGAAGATGCTTATTCATCAACTCTCATAATTTCCCAAGTCCTTGCACACTTAGAGAGGAGGAGAAAATCTGAAATTATCCCCGTTTTTATAAATTATATTCAACAATCTGGAATAAAAATATTAGAAACCAGGTGGGAAGACGTAATTGAAGCCATAAAGCTTTTGAGGAATATGAATCTGAGCTATAATCTTTGGGATGATGCAATAATTTCAGCCCAAATAAAGAGGGAAAAGATAGACATAATTTTCTCTAACGATAAAGATTTCGACATTCTTCAAGTTAAAAGAGAATTCTAA
- a CDS encoding AbrB/MazE/SpoVT family DNA-binding domain-containing protein, producing the protein MGYIVTVDERGRIVIPKDIRERLNLKEGSKVEISVDEKGRIIIIVRRISVDNIYGIAGRERVSIEEIEEALGFEDND; encoded by the coding sequence ATGGGATATATAGTCACAGTTGATGAAAGAGGAAGGATTGTAATACCGAAGGATATTAGAGAGAGGCTTAACTTGAAAGAAGGAAGTAAAGTTGAGATAAGTGTGGACGAAAAGGGAAGGATTATTATTATTGTAAGGAGGATAAGTGTGGACAATATTTATGGAATTGCAGGAAGGGAAAGAGTTAGTATTGAGGAGATTGAGGAGGCTTTAGGATTTGAAGATAATGATTGA